Proteins encoded within one genomic window of Brenneria nigrifluens DSM 30175 = ATCC 13028:
- the rcsB gene encoding response regulator transcription factor RcsB has translation MSNLNVIIADDHPIVLFGIRKSLEQIEWVNVVGEFEDSTALINNLPKLDANVLITDLSMPGDKYGDGITLIKYIKRHFPHLSIIVLTMNNNPAILSAVLDLDIEGIVLKQGAPTDLPKALAALQKGKKFTPDSVLKVLEKISAGGYGDKRLSPKESEVLRLFAEGFLVTEIAKKLNRSIKTISSQKKSAMTKLGVDNDIALLNYLSSVNGNATHTEKE, from the coding sequence ATGAGTAACCTAAACGTAATTATTGCCGACGACCATCCTATCGTCCTTTTTGGCATCAGAAAGTCGCTTGAACAAATTGAATGGGTCAACGTGGTGGGTGAATTTGAAGACTCAACCGCCTTGATCAATAACCTGCCGAAACTGGACGCCAACGTTTTAATTACCGATTTGTCGATGCCGGGAGATAAATACGGCGATGGCATTACTTTAATTAAATATATTAAACGTCACTTTCCGCACCTCTCCATTATTGTTCTGACCATGAACAATAACCCGGCCATTCTGAGCGCCGTACTGGATTTGGATATTGAAGGTATTGTGCTGAAACAAGGCGCGCCGACCGATCTGCCCAAAGCGCTGGCGGCGCTGCAAAAAGGCAAGAAGTTTACCCCGGACAGCGTCCTCAAGGTATTGGAAAAAATCAGCGCCGGCGGTTATGGCGACAAACGCCTGTCGCCGAAAGAGAGCGAAGTGTTGCGCTTGTTCGCCGAAGGTTTTCTGGTAACCGAAATCGCCAAGAAACTGAACCGCAGTATTAAGACCATCAGCAGCCAGAAAAAATCGGCGATGACCAAACTGGGCGTGGATAATGATATTGCGCTGCTGAACTACCTCTCTTCCGTTAACGGCAACGCCACGCATACGGAAAAAGAGTAA